In the genome of Nitrospira japonica, one region contains:
- the lpxK gene encoding tetraacyldisaccharide 4'-kinase has translation MFTPGSQVRWWLLWAGWLYGLAGRIRATSYRRGWLARRKLPVPVVSVGNLTVGGTGKTPFVIRLAEGLSREGKRVAILSRGYRRGGAAPRLIVSNGAKVLGTPDEAGDEPYLMARRCPTAVVAVGADRYALGRWVLDQFPVDYVLLDDGFQHLAVQRDVDLLLVDATDFEGLRAVFPAGRLREPIGAAARASMIVVTKADRPEQAAAIADLLQPIIPGVPIAQAVFRPETLVSVADGSPQPLDWCRGKTAVLCSGIADPAAFRALAIRLGMTPVEHMIYRDHHRYTREDVTDVRAKAAAAKTDLILTTEKDAGKLAPLLAPSDGGWWAVRLGTDIVAGERELRELIAKASAGGTGTAYA, from the coding sequence GTGTTCACGCCAGGGTCACAGGTGCGGTGGTGGCTGCTCTGGGCCGGTTGGCTCTACGGCCTGGCCGGCCGGATTCGCGCGACGTCATACCGGCGCGGGTGGCTGGCGAGACGGAAATTGCCCGTGCCGGTGGTGAGCGTCGGCAACCTGACGGTCGGCGGTACAGGCAAGACGCCATTCGTCATCCGTTTGGCCGAAGGACTGTCGAGAGAAGGTAAACGGGTCGCGATCTTGAGCCGTGGGTACCGGCGGGGCGGAGCGGCTCCGCGGCTGATCGTCTCGAACGGCGCGAAGGTGTTGGGGACTCCGGACGAGGCGGGGGACGAACCGTATTTGATGGCACGGCGTTGTCCCACCGCGGTCGTGGCGGTCGGCGCCGACCGCTATGCGCTCGGCCGGTGGGTCCTGGACCAATTTCCCGTCGATTACGTCCTGCTCGACGACGGATTTCAGCATCTTGCCGTCCAGCGCGACGTGGATCTGCTGCTCGTCGATGCGACGGACTTCGAGGGCCTGCGCGCGGTGTTTCCGGCCGGCCGGCTCCGCGAGCCGATCGGTGCGGCGGCCCGCGCGTCCATGATCGTCGTGACGAAGGCCGACCGTCCGGAGCAGGCGGCGGCGATTGCGGATCTGCTCCAGCCGATCATCCCCGGCGTCCCCATCGCGCAGGCGGTCTTTCGCCCGGAGACGCTGGTGTCCGTCGCGGACGGGTCGCCGCAGCCGCTCGACTGGTGCCGTGGTAAGACGGCCGTATTGTGCAGCGGAATCGCGGATCCCGCTGCGTTTCGTGCCCTGGCGATCCGGCTGGGAATGACGCCGGTCGAACACATGATCTATCGCGATCACCATCGGTATACGCGCGAGGACGTGACAGACGTGCGTGCAAAAGCCGCAGCGGCGAAGACGGACCTGATTCTGACGACCGAGAAAGACGCGGGCAAGCTCGCCCCGCTGCTTGCTCCTTCCGACGGCGGGTGGTGGGCCGTCCGTCTCGGGACGGACATCGTCGCGGGTGAGCGGGAACTTCGGGAATTGATCGCGAAGGCGTCGGCAGGGGGAACGGGGACGGCCTATGCCTGA
- a CDS encoding 3-deoxy-D-manno-octulosonic acid transferase codes for MSAPIGAQPDRRPVQTAMWYFLYNAVLLLATPVILCLLLAKKRCRRGLPQRFGFARPPIRPDERPLVWIHAVSLGEVVAVTPLVKELHRRHPDYRFAVSTVTETGREAVEQRLRGVAEHCYAPLDFPWVVSCMIRHLRPVLYLFVETELWPNLLRSLHRSGIPTVLVNGRLSSRSFARQQWEPVRSFYRSMLETLSLCLMQSDRDAERIIALGADAKVVKRTGNIKFDQPAPESVDSRSVRSSLGLRDGEQLIVAGSTHPGEEEALVDAYRSLAEHHPSLLLLLAPRHIERAEQVEAMVRARGVSVRRRTAMKADRNETWSGPRVILLDSRGELATLYREAVVAFVGGTLVPVGGHNLLEPALWGKPVLFGPYTDHCAEIAGFLLQAGGGVRVTGEELAKRIGELLDRPDEGARIGVAARSVVEQNRGALKATVDAVDDVLRAAVGTRRPAPAPDSLPLMAGR; via the coding sequence GTGAGCGCGCCGATTGGGGCTCAGCCTGATCGGAGACCTGTCCAGACTGCCATGTGGTACTTCCTCTATAATGCCGTGCTCCTGCTCGCGACGCCCGTCATCCTCTGCCTGTTGCTGGCCAAGAAACGTTGCCGCCGCGGGCTGCCTCAGCGTTTCGGATTCGCTCGACCGCCGATCCGTCCCGACGAACGGCCGCTCGTCTGGATCCATGCGGTTTCACTCGGCGAAGTCGTCGCGGTGACGCCGCTCGTGAAGGAACTGCACCGCCGGCATCCCGACTACCGCTTTGCCGTTTCGACCGTCACCGAGACCGGCCGGGAGGCGGTGGAACAGCGGCTGCGCGGAGTGGCCGAGCACTGTTATGCGCCGCTCGATTTTCCGTGGGTGGTCTCGTGCATGATCCGGCACTTGCGTCCGGTGCTGTATCTGTTCGTGGAAACGGAACTCTGGCCCAATCTGTTGCGCAGCCTGCACCGGTCCGGTATTCCCACGGTGCTGGTCAACGGGCGGCTCTCGAGCCGGTCCTTCGCCCGCCAGCAGTGGGAGCCGGTGCGCTCGTTCTACCGCTCGATGCTCGAAACACTGAGCCTCTGCCTGATGCAGTCGGACCGGGATGCGGAACGCATCATCGCGCTCGGAGCGGATGCCAAAGTGGTGAAGCGCACCGGAAACATCAAGTTCGACCAGCCCGCTCCCGAGTCGGTGGACAGCCGGTCGGTCCGCTCGAGCCTGGGATTGCGGGACGGTGAGCAGTTGATCGTCGCCGGGAGCACGCATCCGGGTGAGGAGGAAGCGCTCGTGGACGCCTACCGGTCCCTCGCTGAGCACCATCCCTCGCTGCTGTTGCTTCTGGCCCCCAGACATATCGAACGGGCCGAACAGGTGGAGGCGATGGTGCGCGCGCGAGGAGTGTCGGTGCGGCGGCGGACCGCCATGAAGGCGGACCGGAACGAGACCTGGTCGGGGCCGCGCGTCATCCTGCTGGACTCCCGGGGTGAATTGGCGACGCTGTATCGGGAAGCCGTGGTCGCATTCGTCGGCGGCACGCTCGTGCCGGTGGGAGGCCACAACTTGCTCGAACCGGCTTTGTGGGGCAAGCCGGTGCTCTTCGGTCCCTATACGGACCATTGTGCAGAAATCGCCGGGTTTTTGTTGCAGGCGGGCGGAGGCGTTCGCGTGACCGGCGAAGAGCTGGCCAAAAGGATCGGGGAACTTCTCGATCGGCCGGACGAAGGAGCGCGCATCGGGGTCGCCGCCCGCTCCGTCGTCGAACAGAATCGGGGCGCGCTGAAGGCCACGGTCGATGCGGTGGACGACGTGCTGCGCGCCGCGGTCGGGACTCGCAGGCCGGCGCCGGCTCCCGATTCGCTTCCGCTGATGGCCGGACGATAA
- a CDS encoding lysophospholipid acyltransferase family protein has translation MSGTAGKRLERWVKLSVLPPVGAWIIRCLGRSMRIESKGHEVADDLYREGKRAIFVFWHARQLLMPFAYRGERAYVLISQHQDGEIIARIVERFGFLAVRGSSTRGGVEALRELIRLGHSGLDLVVTPDGPKGPARVAKIGVIQLARATGLPIVPIAAACSKKNSSRAGIGSWCHGPARAGCFFGAARSSFRVRPAPKSLKRSGWSWKTR, from the coding sequence ATGAGCGGCACCGCGGGTAAACGACTCGAGCGCTGGGTGAAACTGTCGGTGCTGCCGCCGGTCGGCGCTTGGATCATCCGTTGTCTCGGCCGGTCCATGCGCATCGAGAGCAAAGGGCATGAAGTTGCCGACGATCTGTACCGGGAAGGCAAGCGCGCCATCTTCGTGTTCTGGCATGCGCGCCAGCTGTTGATGCCGTTCGCCTACCGCGGCGAGCGGGCCTACGTGCTCATCAGCCAGCATCAGGACGGGGAGATCATCGCGCGCATCGTCGAGCGCTTCGGTTTTCTTGCCGTGAGGGGCTCGAGCACCAGGGGCGGCGTGGAAGCGCTGCGCGAGTTGATCCGTCTGGGCCATTCCGGGCTCGATCTGGTCGTGACGCCGGACGGGCCGAAAGGCCCGGCGCGGGTGGCGAAGATCGGCGTGATCCAGTTGGCCAGGGCGACGGGGCTGCCGATCGTGCCGATTGCGGCGGCCTGCTCAAAAAAAAACTCTTCGCGAGCTGGGATCGGTTCATGGTGCCATGGCCCGGCTCGCGCGGGTTGTTTCTTTGGGGCAGCCCGCTCATCGTTCCGCGTACGGCCGGCCCCGAAGAGCTTGAAGCGAAGCGGGTGGAGCTGGAAGACGCGCTGA
- the msbA gene encoding lipid A export permease/ATP-binding protein MsbA, whose translation MSGLDRFMRLVRYLKPYRLRLVAAFVCSALVAVFSGAYAWLVKPVLDEIFINKNEGLLLALPLALFIVSVLKSAFNYGQNYLMNYVGNQVITDIRQELFGKMIRLPVGYHDANTSGRLVSRVVNDVTLMANAVAGVLKDIFQQGLTFLAMLGVIFYQNWQLAGLSIVVIPLAVVTTVRMGKRLRALAASGQERMGDMASTLQETLAGIRMVKAYGREEAEAQRFKDSNRAFLNTTMKAIQVSSLGSSHMEVIGVVGVAAIVWYGGYLVINGAMTPGSFFSFLTAMFMAYTPIRRLSGSNNTIQQALAAAERVFGVIDLKTEQEIERGSLVLPPIGQSVAYQDVTFHYESQSVPALNGIDLTIRAGEMVAIVGSSGSGKTTLVNLLPRFYEPTAGHILIDGIDIQSYTLASLRAQIGIVSQDVVLFDDSVRANIAFGRRDATDEQIEQAARQAYAHDFIERLPQSYRTVVGEKGVKLSGGERQRLAIARAILRDPPLLILDEATSALDTESERVVQLALTNLMQNRTTVVIAHRLSTIQRADRIVVLSRGRIVEVGTHEELLRHGGHYQRLHAMQFQDVSQ comes from the coding sequence ATGTCGGGTCTAGACCGGTTCATGCGATTGGTCCGGTATCTCAAGCCGTACCGGCTGCGGCTGGTCGCGGCGTTCGTCTGTTCCGCCCTCGTGGCGGTGTTTTCCGGCGCCTACGCCTGGCTGGTGAAACCGGTGCTGGACGAGATCTTCATCAACAAGAACGAGGGGCTTCTGCTCGCGTTGCCGCTCGCGCTCTTCATCGTGTCGGTCCTCAAGAGCGCGTTCAACTACGGCCAGAACTACCTCATGAACTATGTCGGCAACCAGGTCATCACCGACATCCGCCAGGAACTCTTCGGGAAGATGATCCGCCTGCCGGTCGGCTATCACGATGCGAATACGTCCGGTCGGCTCGTCTCGCGCGTCGTCAACGACGTCACGCTCATGGCCAACGCGGTGGCCGGTGTTCTAAAGGATATCTTCCAGCAGGGGCTCACCTTCCTCGCCATGCTCGGCGTGATCTTCTATCAGAATTGGCAGCTTGCGGGGCTGTCGATCGTCGTCATTCCGCTCGCCGTCGTGACCACGGTGCGCATGGGCAAGCGGTTGCGCGCGCTCGCGGCCAGCGGGCAAGAGCGGATGGGCGACATGGCCTCCACGCTGCAGGAGACGCTGGCCGGCATCCGCATGGTGAAGGCCTACGGTCGTGAAGAGGCGGAGGCGCAACGGTTCAAGGACAGCAACCGGGCGTTCCTGAACACGACGATGAAGGCCATCCAGGTGTCGTCGCTCGGCTCGTCGCACATGGAAGTGATCGGCGTGGTCGGCGTCGCGGCCATCGTCTGGTATGGCGGCTATCTCGTCATCAACGGCGCCATGACGCCCGGGTCGTTCTTTTCCTTTCTGACGGCGATGTTCATGGCCTACACGCCGATCCGGAGGTTGTCCGGGTCCAACAATACGATTCAGCAGGCGCTGGCGGCGGCCGAGCGGGTCTTCGGCGTCATCGATCTCAAAACCGAACAGGAAATCGAGCGCGGGAGTCTCGTGCTGCCGCCGATCGGCCAGTCGGTCGCGTATCAGGACGTGACGTTCCATTACGAGAGCCAGAGCGTGCCGGCTCTCAACGGCATCGACCTGACCATCCGCGCCGGTGAGATGGTCGCCATCGTCGGCAGCAGCGGGAGCGGCAAGACCACGCTCGTGAATCTGCTGCCCCGCTTCTATGAACCCACGGCCGGCCACATCCTCATCGACGGCATCGACATCCAGTCCTACACGCTGGCGTCGCTTCGCGCGCAGATCGGCATCGTGTCGCAGGACGTCGTCCTGTTCGACGATTCCGTCCGCGCCAACATCGCGTTCGGCCGGCGGGACGCCACCGACGAGCAGATCGAGCAGGCGGCCAGGCAGGCCTACGCCCACGATTTCATCGAGCGGCTGCCGCAGAGTTATCGCACGGTGGTCGGAGAGAAAGGCGTCAAGCTCTCGGGCGGCGAGCGGCAGCGGCTGGCCATCGCCCGCGCGATTCTCAGAGATCCTCCCTTGTTGATTCTGGACGAGGCGACGTCCGCCCTCGACACGGAATCGGAGCGCGTCGTCCAACTCGCCCTCACGAACCTCATGCAAAACCGCACGACCGTCGTGATCGCGCACCGGCTGTCCACTATCCAGCGCGCGGACCGTATCGTCGTGCTCAGCCGGGGCAGGATCGTCGAGGTCGGCACCCATGAAGAACTGCTGCGCCACGGAGGCCACTATCAACGGCTGCACGCGATGCAGTTCCAGGACGTGTCCCAATGA
- the lpxB gene encoding lipid-A-disaccharide synthase, giving the protein MGPPIEPACQAGRSVPDGGRRMPRILIVTGEASGDLHGANLAREILSLDPSAQLVGIGGNGMKAAGVALIPGVPQLDLVGLIGLSAVRALVQRIRAIRRVLRSEPWDLVVLIDNPALNLHFARVARAAKQKVLYYIAPQIWAWRPRRIKWIQRRVNHVVVILPFEQEIYRRAGVPCTYVGHPLLDAVAPRYDRPALRRRFGLDPEAPVVGLLPGSRVAEVELLMPVLLKAAADFLARYPKTQFILAQAPSIKDALIREQLHGSPVPVVLVRDQASEVMAASDILWIASGTATLQAAVVGTPMVLLYKTTLPTYVVARCLIKVKWIGLVNLIAGSSVVPELIQGDATAERLIAQTERLLNDRRAYDDMKDNLQQVRLTLGEPGASRRAAQVVLDECRV; this is encoded by the coding sequence ATGGGACCGCCCATCGAGCCGGCCTGTCAGGCCGGCCGCTCCGTTCCCGATGGTGGTAGGCGCATGCCCCGTATTCTGATCGTAACCGGTGAAGCCTCCGGGGATCTGCACGGAGCCAATCTGGCGAGAGAAATCCTTTCCCTGGATCCCTCGGCCCAGCTGGTCGGCATCGGCGGTAACGGCATGAAGGCCGCGGGAGTCGCCCTGATTCCGGGAGTGCCGCAGCTGGACCTGGTGGGTCTGATCGGCCTCTCGGCAGTGCGGGCCCTTGTCCAGCGGATCCGCGCGATCAGACGCGTGTTACGCTCCGAACCCTGGGATCTGGTCGTGTTGATCGACAATCCCGCCTTGAACCTTCATTTCGCGCGGGTGGCCAGGGCCGCCAAGCAGAAGGTGCTCTATTATATTGCCCCTCAGATCTGGGCCTGGCGGCCGCGCCGGATCAAATGGATTCAGCGGCGCGTCAATCATGTCGTGGTGATCCTGCCGTTCGAGCAGGAGATCTACCGCCGTGCCGGCGTCCCCTGCACCTACGTGGGGCATCCGCTGCTGGATGCGGTGGCGCCCCGTTACGACCGACCGGCGTTGCGCCGCCGGTTCGGCCTCGACCCGGAGGCGCCGGTGGTGGGGCTCCTGCCGGGCAGCCGGGTCGCCGAAGTCGAACTGCTCATGCCGGTGCTCTTGAAGGCGGCCGCCGATTTTCTCGCCCGCTATCCGAAGACTCAGTTCATTCTGGCGCAGGCGCCGTCGATCAAAGATGCGCTGATCCGGGAACAGCTGCACGGCAGTCCTGTCCCGGTGGTGCTCGTGCGGGACCAGGCCAGCGAAGTGATGGCCGCTTCGGATATATTATGGATCGCCTCCGGCACCGCGACTCTGCAGGCGGCCGTGGTTGGCACGCCGATGGTACTGTTGTACAAGACCACGCTGCCCACGTATGTGGTGGCGCGCTGCCTGATCAAGGTCAAGTGGATCGGGCTGGTCAATCTCATTGCCGGCAGTTCGGTAGTCCCGGAACTCATTCAGGGCGACGCGACGGCCGAACGGTTGATCGCGCAAACGGAACGGCTGCTGAACGACCGGCGGGCGTATGACGATATGAAAGACAATCTGCAGCAGGTGCGGCTCACGTTGGGAGAACCGGGCGCGTCCAGACGGGCCGCCCAGGTGGTATTGGACGAATGTCGGGTCTAG